In one window of Pseudomonas putida DNA:
- a CDS encoding peroxiredoxin — translation MSLKLGDIAPDFEQDSSAGKIRFHEWLGNSWGVLFSHPADFTPVCTTELGLTAKLKDEFAKRGVKAIALSVDPVDSHHKWIDDINETQNTVVNFPIIADADRKVSDLYDLIHPNANDTLTVRSLFVIDPNKKVRLTITYPASTGRNFNEILRVIDSLQLTDNYKVATPGNWQDGDEVVIVPSLKDEDEIKQRFPKGYRAVKPYLRLTPQPNR, via the coding sequence ATGAGCCTCAAACTCGGCGACATCGCCCCCGACTTCGAACAGGATTCCAGCGCCGGCAAGATCCGTTTCCATGAGTGGCTGGGCAACAGCTGGGGCGTGCTGTTCTCCCACCCGGCCGACTTCACCCCGGTGTGCACCACCGAACTGGGCCTGACCGCCAAGCTCAAGGATGAGTTCGCCAAGCGCGGCGTCAAGGCTATCGCACTGTCGGTGGATCCGGTCGACTCGCACCACAAGTGGATCGATGACATCAACGAGACCCAGAACACCGTGGTCAACTTCCCGATCATCGCCGATGCCGATCGCAAGGTGTCCGACCTGTACGACCTGATCCACCCCAACGCCAACGACACGCTTACCGTACGCTCGCTGTTCGTGATCGACCCGAACAAGAAGGTACGCCTGACCATCACCTATCCAGCCAGCACCGGGCGCAACTTCAACGAGATCCTGCGGGTGATCGATTCGTTGCAGCTGACCGACAACTACAAGGTCGCCACCCCAGGTAACTGGCAGGACGGCGACGAGGTAGTGATCGTGCCTTCGCTGAAGGATGAGGACGAGATCAAGCAGCGCTTCCCGAAAGGTTATCGGGCAGTCAAACCCTATCTGCGCCTCACCCCGCAACCCAATCGTTGA
- a CDS encoding sulfonate ABC transporter substrate-binding protein translates to MRTVFLRRGLVALFAAAVSFGAITQAQAESLRIGYQKYGTLVLLKAKGSLEKRLKEQGIDVQWTEFPGGPQLLEGLNVGSIDFGVTGETPPVFAQAAGADLLYVAYEPPAPHSEAILVPKGSPIQSVKELKGKKVALNKGSNVHYLLVRALEDAGLKYSDIQPVYLPPADARAAFERGSVDAWVIWDPYQAAAEQQLQARTLRDGKDLVDNHQFYLATRSYATQHPAVISALIDEVRAVGEWSQANPQQVTDQVAPLLGLPADITLTSVKRQGYGAAPLTPEVIAAQQKIADTFQALKLIPKPLSIKDVIWTPPAKVASAP, encoded by the coding sequence ATGCGCACAGTCTTCTTGCGTCGTGGTCTGGTCGCCCTGTTTGCGGCGGCTGTGTCCTTCGGCGCCATCACCCAAGCCCAGGCCGAGAGCCTGCGCATCGGTTACCAGAAATACGGCACCCTGGTGCTGCTCAAGGCCAAGGGCTCGCTGGAAAAGCGCCTGAAGGAACAGGGCATCGACGTGCAGTGGACCGAGTTCCCCGGTGGCCCGCAGCTCCTCGAAGGGCTGAACGTCGGCTCGATCGATTTCGGTGTCACCGGCGAAACGCCACCCGTCTTCGCCCAGGCCGCCGGTGCCGACCTGCTCTACGTGGCCTATGAGCCGCCTGCGCCGCACAGCGAGGCGATCCTCGTGCCCAAGGGCTCGCCGATCCAGTCGGTGAAGGAGCTCAAAGGCAAGAAAGTCGCGCTGAACAAAGGCTCCAACGTGCACTACCTGCTGGTCCGCGCCCTTGAGGACGCCGGCCTGAAATACAGCGACATCCAGCCCGTGTACCTGCCGCCTGCCGATGCCCGCGCCGCCTTCGAGCGTGGCAGCGTCGATGCCTGGGTGATCTGGGACCCGTACCAGGCTGCCGCCGAACAGCAGTTGCAGGCCCGTACCCTGCGTGATGGCAAGGACCTGGTCGACAACCACCAGTTCTACCTGGCCACCCGCAGCTACGCGACCCAGCACCCGGCGGTGATCAGCGCCCTGATCGACGAGGTGCGCGCCGTGGGTGAGTGGTCCCAGGCCAACCCGCAGCAAGTGACCGACCAGGTCGCGCCGCTGCTCGGCCTGCCGGCCGACATCACCCTGACCTCGGTCAAGCGCCAGGGCTACGGCGCTGCGCCGCTGACGCCCGAAGTGATCGCCGCGCAACAGAAGATCGCCGACACCTTCCAGGCTCTGAAGCTGATTCCCAAGCCCTTGAGCATCAAGGACGTGATCTGGACCCCACCGGCCAAGGTCGCCAGCGCACCTTGA
- the ssuE gene encoding NADPH-dependent FMN reductase — protein sequence MLVVSIGGSPSTRSRSGVLLERSRQWLQDRGVEVVTFQVREFPAEDLLHARFDSPQVQHFQQLVAQADGLVVSTPVYKASFAGALKTLLDLLPERALEHKVVLPIATGGSIAHMLAVDYALKPVLSALKAQETLQGIFADDSQVAYAEGNRPAQLAEALEARLLDSLETFHSALARRPKPVAPGVLNERLISARWSI from the coding sequence ATGCTGGTTGTTTCGATAGGTGGTAGCCCCAGTACCCGTTCACGCTCCGGCGTGCTGCTCGAGCGTTCGCGCCAGTGGTTGCAAGATCGTGGTGTGGAGGTGGTGACCTTCCAGGTGCGCGAGTTTCCGGCAGAGGACCTGCTCCACGCACGTTTCGACAGCCCGCAGGTGCAGCACTTCCAGCAACTGGTAGCCCAGGCTGATGGGCTGGTGGTGTCGACCCCGGTGTACAAGGCATCGTTCGCCGGGGCGCTGAAGACGTTGCTCGACCTGCTGCCCGAGCGCGCGCTGGAACACAAGGTGGTCCTGCCGATCGCGACCGGCGGCAGCATCGCCCACATGCTGGCGGTGGATTACGCATTGAAGCCTGTGCTGTCGGCACTCAAGGCGCAGGAGACCCTTCAAGGGATCTTCGCCGACGACAGCCAGGTCGCTTACGCCGAAGGCAATCGCCCGGCACAGTTGGCCGAGGCCCTGGAGGCCCGCCTGCTGGACTCGCTGGAAACCTTCCACAGTGCCCTGGCGCGTCGGCCCAAGCCGGTCGCTCCAGGTGTACTCAACGAACGCCTGATCAGTGCTCGCTGGAGCATCTGA
- the tauA gene encoding taurine ABC transporter substrate-binding protein: MIPHAPLRLFAALTLASASWFAQAADLTVAYQTTVDPAKVAQADGSYEKASHASIDWRKFDNGADIIAAVASGDVQIGYLGSSPLAAATTRKVPVETFLIATQIGAGEALVARDSIKSPQDLIGKKVAVPFVSTGHYSLLAALKSWNIDPSKVQILNLAPPAIIAAWKRGDIDATYVWDPALGVAKENGKVLITSGELAKKGAPTFDAWIVRKDFAEKHPEIVKSFAKVTLDAYADYRKDPKAWLANPDNVNKLAKLSGAKTGDIPGLLEGNVYPLAADQTAALGAPTTQALTDTATFLKEQGKVEAVLPDYSPYVTAKFLPN; this comes from the coding sequence ATGATCCCCCACGCCCCCCTGCGCCTGTTCGCCGCGCTGACCCTGGCCAGCGCCAGCTGGTTCGCCCAGGCCGCCGACCTGACCGTGGCCTACCAGACCACCGTGGACCCGGCCAAGGTGGCCCAGGCCGATGGCAGCTACGAAAAAGCCAGCCACGCCAGCATCGACTGGCGCAAATTCGACAACGGTGCCGACATCATCGCCGCCGTCGCCTCCGGCGACGTGCAGATCGGCTACCTGGGCTCCAGCCCGCTGGCTGCCGCGACCACCCGCAAGGTGCCGGTGGAAACCTTCCTCATCGCCACCCAGATCGGTGCCGGTGAAGCGCTGGTCGCCCGCGACAGCATCAAGAGTCCACAGGACCTGATCGGCAAGAAAGTCGCCGTGCCCTTCGTCTCCACCGGGCATTACAGCCTGCTGGCGGCACTCAAGAGCTGGAACATCGACCCGTCCAAGGTGCAGATCCTCAACCTCGCGCCACCGGCGATCATCGCCGCCTGGAAACGCGGCGACATCGACGCCACCTACGTCTGGGACCCAGCGCTGGGCGTGGCCAAGGAAAACGGCAAGGTGCTGATCACTTCTGGCGAACTGGCAAAGAAAGGCGCCCCGACTTTCGATGCCTGGATCGTGCGCAAGGACTTCGCCGAGAAGCACCCGGAGATCGTCAAGTCGTTCGCCAAGGTCACCCTTGACGCCTACGCCGACTACCGCAAGGACCCGAAAGCCTGGTTGGCCAATCCAGACAACGTGAACAAGCTCGCCAAGCTGTCCGGCGCCAAGACCGGCGACATCCCGGGCCTGCTGGAGGGCAACGTCTACCCGTTGGCCGCCGACCAGACCGCGGCACTGGGCGCGCCCACCACCCAGGCACTGACCGACACCGCGACGTTCCTCAAGGAGCAGGGCAAGGTCGAGGCGGTGCTGCCGGATTACTCGCCGTACGTAACGGCCAAGTTCCTGCCCAACTGA
- the tauC gene encoding taurine ABC transporter permease TauC, whose protein sequence is MSSLDLPVAGKTDTRTASAIKARRPLPTRWISALTLGSLLLAWWLVTAAGWVEPLFLPAPGDILAKAWVLLTQGYMDASLWQHLGASLGRIGVALLAATLTAIPVGIAIGYNRVARGILDPLIEFYRPIPPLAYLPLIVIWCGIGELSKVLLIYLAIFAPIAIATATGVRTVDPAKLRAAQSLGASKVQLIRHVILPSALPDILTGIRIGLGVGWSTLVAAELIAATSGLGFMVQSAAQFLVTDVVVLGILLIALIAFALEMGLRALQRRLVPWHGQSH, encoded by the coding sequence ATGAGCAGCCTGGACCTGCCGGTCGCCGGCAAAACCGACACCCGCACCGCGTCGGCGATCAAGGCCCGCCGCCCGCTGCCGACCCGCTGGATCAGCGCCCTGACCCTGGGCAGCCTGCTGCTGGCCTGGTGGCTGGTGACCGCTGCCGGCTGGGTCGAGCCACTGTTCCTGCCCGCCCCCGGCGACATCCTGGCCAAGGCCTGGGTGCTGCTGACCCAAGGCTATATGGACGCCAGCCTCTGGCAGCACCTGGGCGCGAGCCTGGGGCGTATTGGCGTGGCGTTGCTGGCGGCAACCCTGACCGCGATTCCGGTCGGCATCGCCATCGGCTACAACCGCGTGGCCCGCGGCATCCTCGATCCACTGATCGAGTTCTACCGGCCAATCCCACCGCTGGCCTACCTGCCGCTGATCGTGATCTGGTGCGGGATCGGCGAGTTGTCGAAGGTGCTGCTGATCTACCTGGCGATCTTCGCCCCGATCGCCATCGCCACCGCCACCGGCGTGCGCACCGTCGACCCGGCCAAGCTGCGCGCCGCGCAGTCGCTTGGAGCGAGCAAGGTACAACTGATTCGCCATGTGATCCTGCCCAGCGCCTTGCCCGACATCCTCACCGGCATTCGCATCGGCCTCGGGGTCGGCTGGTCGACCCTGGTCGCCGCCGAACTGATCGCCGCTACCAGCGGCCTGGGCTTCATGGTCCAGTCAGCCGCGCAGTTCCTGGTCACCGATGTGGTGGTGCTGGGCATCTTGCTGATCGCGCTGATCGCCTTTGCCCTGGAGATGGGCCTGCGTGCCCTGCAGCGCCGCCTCGTGCCTTGGCATGGACAAAGTCACTGA
- the tauB gene encoding taurine ABC transporter ATP-binding subunit — protein sequence MALLELERISAQYPGATTPVLDDINLTLGPRQLLVALGPSGSGKTSLLNLIAGFVAPSGGRITLDGAPVQGPGADRGVVFQDDALLPWQDVLGNVAFGLELAGVPRAQREAKAREMLALVDLAGFGDRRIWQLSGGQKQRVGLARALAADPRVLLMDEPFGALDAFTREQMQELLLQVWQRTAKPVFLITHDIEEAVFLASELVLLAPNPGRVVERLQLDFGQRYAAGEPARAIKSDPRFIETREHVLSRVFSQRAARREESA from the coding sequence ATGGCCTTGCTCGAGCTGGAGCGCATCAGCGCACAGTACCCCGGCGCCACCACCCCGGTGCTGGATGACATCAACCTGACGCTGGGGCCACGCCAACTGCTGGTCGCCCTCGGGCCCTCCGGCAGCGGCAAGACCTCGCTGCTCAATCTCATCGCCGGCTTCGTCGCCCCCAGCGGCGGGCGCATCACCCTTGACGGTGCGCCCGTGCAAGGCCCAGGCGCCGACCGCGGCGTGGTGTTCCAGGATGACGCCCTGCTGCCCTGGCAGGACGTGCTCGGCAATGTCGCTTTCGGCCTGGAGCTGGCCGGCGTACCTCGCGCACAGCGTGAAGCCAAGGCACGTGAGATGCTGGCACTGGTCGATCTGGCCGGGTTCGGCGACCGGCGCATCTGGCAGCTTTCAGGCGGACAGAAGCAACGCGTGGGCCTGGCCCGCGCCCTGGCTGCCGACCCCCGCGTACTGCTGATGGACGAACCCTTCGGCGCCCTCGATGCCTTCACTCGCGAGCAGATGCAAGAGTTGCTGCTGCAGGTCTGGCAGCGCACCGCAAAGCCGGTGTTCCTGATCACCCACGACATCGAGGAAGCCGTATTCCTGGCCAGCGAACTGGTGTTGCTGGCACCGAATCCGGGGCGCGTGGTCGAGCGCCTGCAACTGGACTTCGGCCAGCGCTATGCCGCGGGCGAACCGGCGCGGGCGATCAAGTCCGATCCACGTTTCATCGAAACCCGCGAGCATGTGCTGTCGCGAGTCTTTTCCCAACGTGCCGCCCGCCGCGAGGAGTCCGCATGA
- the betT gene encoding choline transporter BetT, whose product MNPPVFYFAASFILIFGLVVIANPQAAGDWLLAAQNWAANTVGWYYMLAMTLYLVFVVVTAVSGYGKIKLGADHDEPEFSYLSWAGMLFAAGISITLFFFCVSEPLTHMLQPPQGEAGTAEAGRQAMQILFLHWGLHGWGVFAFVGMALAYFAYRHNLPLALRSALYPLIGKRINGPIGYAVDGFGIIATVFGLGADMGFGVLHLNAGLDYLFGIDHSQWVQVLLIALMMGAAVAVAVAGVEKGVRVMSDINLFLACALLLFVLFAGPTQHLFNTLIQNLGDYLGALPRKSFDVYAYGENRDWLGGWTVFYWAWWIAWAPFVGLFIARISRGRTIREFVFGVLLIPLGFTLAWMSIFGNSALDQVINHGMTALGQSALDNPSMSLYLLLETYPWSKTVIAVTVLISFVFFVTSADSGTVVLSTLSAKGGDADEDGPNWLRIFWGAMTALVTSGLLFAGSIDSLKSAVVLTSLPFSLILLCMMWGLHKAFYLESQRQIAQMHSLAPFAQSRRGRGGWRQRLSQAVHFPSRDEVYRFMDDVVRPAIADVTEVFEQKGLALITQDDPSHDNVSLKIGHGEEQPFIYQVQMRGYFTPSFALGGLGTQELKNRRYYRAEVHLAEGSQNYDLVGYSKEQIINDILDQYERHMQFLHLVR is encoded by the coding sequence ATGAACCCCCCGGTGTTCTACTTCGCGGCAAGTTTCATCCTCATCTTCGGCCTGGTGGTCATCGCCAACCCGCAAGCGGCGGGCGACTGGTTGCTGGCTGCACAGAACTGGGCGGCCAACACGGTCGGCTGGTACTACATGCTGGCCATGACCCTGTACCTGGTGTTCGTGGTGGTCACTGCGGTGTCCGGCTACGGCAAGATCAAGCTCGGCGCCGACCATGACGAGCCCGAGTTCAGCTACCTGTCCTGGGCCGGCATGCTGTTCGCTGCCGGCATCAGCATCACGTTGTTCTTCTTCTGCGTCTCCGAGCCCCTGACCCACATGCTCCAGCCGCCCCAGGGCGAGGCGGGCACGGCCGAGGCCGGGCGCCAGGCGATGCAGATCCTGTTCCTGCACTGGGGCCTGCATGGTTGGGGCGTGTTCGCCTTCGTCGGCATGGCCCTGGCGTATTTCGCCTACCGCCACAACCTGCCATTGGCATTGCGCTCGGCGCTGTACCCGCTGATCGGCAAACGCATCAACGGGCCGATCGGCTACGCAGTGGACGGCTTCGGCATCATCGCCACGGTGTTCGGCCTGGGTGCGGACATGGGCTTTGGCGTGCTGCACCTCAACGCCGGCCTCGACTACCTGTTCGGCATCGATCACAGCCAGTGGGTGCAGGTGCTGCTGATCGCCCTGATGATGGGTGCAGCGGTGGCCGTTGCAGTTGCCGGGGTGGAGAAGGGCGTGCGGGTGATGAGCGACATCAACCTGTTCCTGGCCTGCGCGCTGCTGTTGTTCGTGCTCTTCGCCGGCCCCACGCAGCACCTGTTCAACACCCTGATCCAGAACCTTGGCGATTACCTCGGCGCCCTGCCGCGCAAGAGTTTCGACGTGTATGCCTATGGCGAGAATCGCGACTGGCTGGGCGGATGGACGGTGTTCTACTGGGCCTGGTGGATCGCCTGGGCGCCCTTCGTCGGGCTGTTCATCGCGCGGATCTCGCGTGGCCGCACCATTCGCGAATTCGTCTTCGGCGTGCTGCTGATCCCGCTGGGCTTCACCCTCGCGTGGATGTCGATCTTCGGCAACAGTGCGCTGGACCAGGTGATCAACCATGGCATGACCGCGCTGGGGCAGTCGGCGTTGGACAACCCCTCGATGAGCCTGTACCTGCTGCTGGAGACCTATCCATGGAGCAAGACGGTGATTGCCGTCACCGTGCTCATCAGCTTCGTGTTCTTCGTCACCTCCGCCGACTCCGGCACCGTGGTGCTGTCGACGCTTTCTGCCAAAGGCGGCGACGCCGACGAGGACGGGCCGAACTGGCTGCGGATCTTCTGGGGCGCGATGACTGCGCTGGTCACCAGCGGCTTGCTGTTCGCTGGCAGCATTGATTCGCTGAAATCGGCGGTGGTGCTGACGTCGCTGCCATTCTCGCTGATCTTGCTGTGCATGATGTGGGGCTTGCACAAGGCGTTCTACCTGGAGAGCCAGCGGCAGATCGCGCAGATGCACTCGCTGGCACCGTTCGCCCAGTCCCGCCGCGGACGCGGTGGCTGGCGCCAGCGTTTGAGCCAGGCCGTGCACTTCCCATCACGCGACGAGGTGTATCGCTTCATGGATGACGTGGTGCGCCCGGCGATTGCCGACGTGACCGAGGTGTTCGAGCAGAAGGGCCTGGCGCTGATCACCCAGGACGACCCGAGCCACGACAACGTCAGCCTGAAGATCGGCCATGGCGAGGAACAGCCGTTCATCTACCAGGTGCAGATGCGTGGCTACTTCACCCCGTCGTTCGCGTTGGGTGGGCTGGGTACGCAGGAGCTGAAGAACCGCCGCTACTACCGCGCCGAGGTGCACCTGGCCGAAGGCAGCCAGAACTATGATCTGGTCGGCTACAGCAAGGAGCAGATCATCAACGACATCCTCGACCAGTACGAGCGGCACATGCAGTTCCTGCACCTGGTCAGGTAA
- a CDS encoding OprD family porin — MYKSSLALAVALGVLAQQAGAAGFIEDSKVSISSRTMYFNNDDHEVRTNAQGRNGDQRETAQGFKLDYLSGFTQGTVGFGVDVQALWGIHLDGGRGRHPDNNTFFPSDSDGSAVSQWARIGGNAKARFSKTEVHYGSALAPNLPILVSNDGRLLPQTFEGGTVQSKEIDNVTLNAGQLTHAMGRASSNRTGLSVGGAYRDSNKFQFAGGDWKVTKDLTLQYYYSNLEDFYKQHFLGLTHVYQIANDQSFKTDLRWFKSSSDGKNGEAGYTFNNNGGYAKNAGEVDNKTWSAMFTYTIGGHAIMLGHQQVGDDGGFVWLNQGNVRKDGSTSPLEGNGGSSFYLFTDSMINQFARAGENTTFGQYSYDFARLGVPGLKASVAYLRGDDIKNARTSGTYSEWERDARIDYVLQEGTLKGLGVSLRHGTYRGGGESINDADQTRLIFNYTYNFM; from the coding sequence ATGTACAAGTCTAGCCTGGCCCTGGCCGTGGCACTGGGGGTTCTCGCCCAACAAGCGGGCGCCGCTGGCTTCATCGAAGACAGCAAGGTATCCATCAGCTCGCGCACCATGTACTTCAACAACGACGACCATGAAGTTCGCACGAACGCTCAGGGTCGTAACGGTGACCAGCGCGAAACCGCCCAAGGTTTCAAGCTCGACTACCTGTCCGGCTTCACCCAAGGCACCGTTGGTTTCGGTGTCGACGTTCAAGCTCTCTGGGGTATCCACCTCGATGGCGGCCGTGGCCGTCACCCGGATAACAACACCTTCTTCCCAAGCGACAGCGACGGCTCTGCCGTGAGCCAGTGGGCTCGCATCGGTGGTAACGCCAAGGCTCGCTTCTCCAAGACCGAAGTCCACTACGGTAGCGCCCTGGCGCCAAACCTGCCGATCCTGGTCTCCAACGATGGTCGTCTGCTGCCGCAAACCTTCGAGGGCGGTACCGTCCAGTCGAAGGAAATCGACAACGTTACCCTCAACGCGGGTCAGCTGACCCACGCCATGGGTCGTGCCTCGAGCAACCGCACCGGCCTGTCCGTTGGCGGCGCTTACCGCGACAGCAACAAGTTCCAGTTCGCCGGCGGCGACTGGAAGGTCACCAAAGACCTGACCCTGCAGTACTACTACTCGAACCTGGAAGACTTCTACAAGCAGCACTTCCTGGGTCTGACCCACGTCTACCAGATCGCCAACGATCAGTCGTTCAAGACCGACCTGCGCTGGTTCAAGAGCAGCAGCGACGGCAAGAACGGCGAAGCCGGCTACACCTTCAACAACAACGGTGGCTACGCCAAGAACGCAGGCGAGGTCGACAACAAGACCTGGTCCGCGATGTTCACCTACACCATCGGCGGCCACGCAATCATGCTGGGTCACCAACAGGTTGGCGACGACGGCGGTTTCGTCTGGCTGAACCAGGGTAACGTTCGCAAGGACGGCAGCACCTCGCCGCTGGAAGGCAACGGTGGCTCGAGCTTCTACCTGTTCACCGACAGCATGATCAACCAGTTCGCCCGTGCTGGCGAGAACACCACTTTCGGTCAGTACTCCTATGACTTCGCACGTCTGGGCGTACCGGGCCTGAAGGCATCCGTGGCCTACCTGCGCGGTGATGACATCAAGAACGCCCGCACCAGCGGCACCTACAGCGAGTGGGAACGCGACGCGCGTATCGACTACGTACTGCAGGAAGGCACCCTCAAGGGCCTGGGCGTCAGCCTGCGTCACGGCACCTACCGTGGCGGCGGCGAGAGCATCAACGATGCCGATCAGACCCGTCTGATCTTCAACTACACTTACAACTTCATGTAA
- the tauD gene encoding taurine dioxygenase, whose protein sequence is MSLTITPLSPALGAQISGVDLSRDITDAQRDAIEQALLEHQVLFFREQSIDPAQQARFAARFGDLHIHPIYPNVPETPQVLILDTAVTDVRDNAIWHTDVTFLPTPALGAVLSAKQLPAYGGDTLWASGIAAFEALSAPLRTLLDGLTATHDFTKSFPLERFGTTAQDLERWETTRRNNPPLSHPVVRTHPVSGRKALFVNEGFTTRINELADHESEALLKLLFAHATRPEFSIRWRWQENDVAFWDNRVTQHYAVDDYRPQRRVMHRATILGDAPF, encoded by the coding sequence ATGAGCCTGACCATCACCCCCCTCAGCCCGGCCCTCGGCGCGCAGATCAGCGGCGTCGACCTGTCCCGCGACATCACCGACGCACAGCGCGACGCCATCGAGCAGGCGCTGCTCGAGCACCAGGTGCTGTTCTTCCGCGAACAATCGATCGACCCCGCCCAGCAGGCCCGCTTCGCTGCGCGCTTCGGCGACCTGCACATCCATCCGATCTACCCCAACGTGCCGGAAACCCCGCAGGTGCTGATTCTCGACACCGCCGTCACCGACGTGCGCGACAACGCGATCTGGCACACCGACGTTACCTTCCTGCCGACCCCGGCACTGGGCGCGGTGCTCAGCGCCAAGCAACTGCCCGCCTACGGCGGTGACACCTTGTGGGCCAGCGGCATCGCTGCGTTCGAAGCCTTGTCGGCGCCCCTGCGCACCCTGCTCGACGGCCTCACGGCCACCCACGACTTCACCAAGTCGTTCCCGCTCGAGCGCTTCGGCACCACTGCCCAGGACCTGGAGCGCTGGGAAACCACCCGCCGCAACAACCCACCGCTGTCGCACCCGGTGGTGCGCACCCATCCGGTGAGCGGGCGCAAGGCGTTGTTCGTCAACGAAGGGTTCACCACGCGGATCAACGAGCTTGCCGACCACGAGAGCGAGGCGCTGCTCAAGCTGCTGTTCGCCCATGCCACACGACCGGAATTCAGCATTCGCTGGCGTTGGCAGGAGAATGACGTGGCGTTCTGGGACAACCGCGTGACCCAGCATTACGCGGTGGACGACTACCGGCCGCAGCGGCGGGTGATGCACCGGGCGACGATTCTCGGCGACGCACCGTTCTGA
- the ssuD gene encoding FMNH2-dependent alkanesulfonate monooxygenase, giving the protein MSLNIFWFLPTHGDGKYLGTTEGARAVDHGYLTQVAQAADRLGFGGVLIPTGRSCEDSWLVAASLIPVTQNLKFLVALRPGIISPTVAARQAATLDRLSNGRALFNLVTGGDPDELAGDGLHLNHEERYEASVEFTRIWRKVLEGEVVDYDGKHIQVKGAKLLYPPIQQPRPPLYFGGSSEAAQDLAAEQVELYLTWGEPPAAVAEKIAAVREKAAAQGREVRFGIRLHVIVRETNEEAWAAADRLISHLDDDTIARAQASLARFDSVGQQRMAALHNGNRDKLEVSPNLWAGVGLVRGGAGTALVGDGPTVAARVKEYADLGIDTFIFSGYPHLEESYRVAELLFPHLDVQRPEQAKTGGYVSPFGEMVANDILPKSVSQS; this is encoded by the coding sequence ATGAGCCTTAACATTTTCTGGTTCCTCCCCACCCACGGTGACGGCAAGTACCTGGGTACCACCGAAGGCGCACGCGCCGTCGATCACGGCTACCTGACCCAGGTCGCCCAGGCGGCCGATCGCCTGGGTTTCGGTGGCGTGCTGATCCCTACCGGTCGCTCCTGCGAGGATTCCTGGCTGGTTGCGGCATCACTGATTCCGGTGACCCAGAACCTGAAGTTCCTGGTTGCGCTGCGCCCGGGCATCATTTCGCCGACCGTGGCCGCTCGCCAGGCAGCGACCCTGGATCGCCTGTCCAACGGCCGTGCGCTGTTCAACCTGGTGACCGGTGGCGATCCGGACGAGCTGGCCGGTGATGGCCTGCACCTGAACCACGAGGAGCGTTACGAAGCCTCGGTCGAGTTCACCCGCATCTGGCGCAAGGTGCTGGAAGGCGAAGTGGTCGACTATGACGGCAAGCACATCCAGGTGAAGGGCGCCAAGCTGCTCTATCCGCCGATCCAGCAGCCGCGTCCGCCGCTGTATTTCGGCGGTTCGTCCGAGGCCGCACAGGATCTGGCCGCCGAGCAGGTCGAGCTGTACCTGACCTGGGGTGAGCCACCGGCTGCCGTAGCGGAGAAGATTGCCGCAGTGCGTGAGAAAGCCGCTGCGCAAGGCCGCGAGGTGCGCTTCGGTATCCGCCTGCACGTGATCGTGCGGGAAACCAACGAAGAAGCCTGGGCTGCCGCCGATCGCCTGATTTCGCACCTGGACGACGACACCATTGCCCGCGCCCAGGCCTCGCTGGCGCGCTTCGATTCGGTTGGCCAGCAACGCATGGCAGCCCTGCACAACGGCAACCGCGACAAGCTCGAAGTCAGCCCCAACCTGTGGGCGGGCGTCGGCCTGGTGCGAGGCGGCGCCGGTACCGCACTGGTGGGCGATGGCCCGACGGTCGCGGCACGCGTCAAGGAATACGCCGACCTGGGCATCGATACCTTCATCTTCTCCGGTTACCCACATCTGGAAGAGTCCTATCGCGTCGCCGAGCTGCTGTTCCCGCACCTGGACGTGCAGCGCCCGGAGCAGGCCAAGACCGGGGGCTATGTGAGCCCGTTCGGTGAAATGGTCGCCAACGACATCCTGCCCAAGTCCGTGTCGCAGAGCTGA